From Shewanella yunxiaonensis, the proteins below share one genomic window:
- the rstA gene encoding two-component system response regulator RstA, with protein MKYFTFPIFFRYDCVMLMQHRAGDDMHRILLVEDEPEIGQLISGWLARHDMQVLLEPRGDMALQRVAAEKPDLVLLDIMLPGMDGLSLCRELRQCFNGPIVMLTSLDSDMNQVLALELGANDYILKTTPPNVLVARLRVQLRQLAAIAPQAPKVTQRLQLGTLIIDYNNRDVRLQGQAIALSTSDFDLLWELASHSGQILSRETLFKQLKGREYDGMDRSMDVAISRLRQKLGDNAELPTRIKTIRNKGYLLVADEWS; from the coding sequence ATGAAATATTTCACTTTCCCCATTTTCTTCCGCTACGACTGCGTTATGCTGATGCAGCACAGAGCGGGAGATGATATGCATCGCATTTTGTTGGTAGAGGATGAGCCGGAAATTGGCCAATTAATCAGTGGCTGGCTGGCACGGCATGACATGCAAGTATTGCTGGAGCCTCGTGGCGATATGGCGTTGCAACGGGTTGCCGCCGAAAAGCCGGATCTGGTGTTACTGGATATCATGTTACCGGGCATGGACGGGCTATCGCTTTGCCGCGAACTCCGCCAATGCTTCAACGGTCCAATCGTCATGCTGACGTCACTCGATAGCGACATGAATCAGGTACTGGCGCTGGAACTCGGAGCTAACGATTATATTCTTAAAACCACCCCCCCGAACGTCCTGGTAGCACGCCTGCGAGTACAACTGAGACAGCTGGCCGCCATCGCACCACAAGCTCCCAAAGTCACCCAACGGCTACAACTGGGCACGCTCATAATTGACTATAACAACCGTGATGTTCGGTTGCAGGGGCAAGCGATAGCGCTGTCCACCAGCGACTTTGACCTGTTATGGGAACTGGCAAGCCACAGCGGCCAGATCCTCAGTCGTGAGACGCTGTTCAAACAACTCAAAGGGCGCGAATATGATGGCATGGATCGCAGCATGGATGTCGCTATCTCCAGACTGCGACAAAAACTCGGTGATAATGCCGAGTTACCAACTCGCATCAAAACCATTCGCAATAAGGGTTACCTGTTAGTCGCAGACGAGTGGTCTTAA